A single genomic interval of Chrysemys picta bellii isolate R12L10 chromosome 8, ASM1138683v2, whole genome shotgun sequence harbors:
- the LOC101935180 gene encoding rho GTPase-activating protein 7-like isoform X4, translating to MQFPIDIKTVRKDHEFLDRDAIDSLYRRLNTLNKCAALKVEISRQRKRSDESEDDEPCAISNKWAYERCSQRWSRLESIEGFPEKESSASVPDSPRLKSTGSEEISFSDQGEKHDVSSIHSTSSGDSDIISFPKTFEDVETSTSSSRCSSSKLASPDSTFSCSPSPSEFLNIISEEKLLDKPPQKKGKSFLKKMEKLRIRSSSVKRAAQSKAKPTIGEPVLLEGLDEEKLKNLNSVDICDLSDCQMKKNSSYSPHTCSSSSQSETSSTVSTPSPVIKVRSYAKRGGMYAEDSDSSKLSLWNDVSEQNLKNEINLHANQMFHVPQGHKPGTFPKALTNSFLSPTDNTSVNWRTGSFHGCRRNRIRTSSKESETPLSPLSFIDNRMSIYDNVPSIPVHLNKMETPEVSDDDVFSELDNVMEHVNGLRKLVNQWTEKFSDDGDSDFANDSTSPCPSSPKEIHLEIKKHSEEKLADLPAADGKQNCKHGNDLDSPELAYITDSEMGSSFSHSNRHERRHWSAEETVNLESLSVQIDNQSAAHLNRIQKLALLKLTALMDKYSPSSKQGWNWTVPKFIRKIKAPDYKDKNVFGVPLLLNVQRTSHPLPKSIIQAMEYLRSHFLDQVGLFRKSGVKSRILSLREMNENDPNNVMYEGQSAFDVADMVKQYFRDLPEPIFTSKLCESFLHIYQYLPKDQQFHAVQAAILLLPDENREALKILLFFLRDVVAFVEENQMTPTNIAVCLAPSLFHLNTLRRESSSSSRSSQRKYSLGKPDQRDLNENLAATQGLAHMIMECNRLFQMPDYCLDQCCDDLCEQNGLSEKASNQTASMRHSMLVSLENSMQDLLRDAKEKFKSWVTASNLERVELANKKVEDNYHVRLWKASTEISAAPKVILQRILTEQHLWDPSLQQAKILETWDDETDVYHYTTESMSPLLPRDYVVLRTWRTDPQSGTCILAATSVDSEGATLHGILAHVLLCQYLIEPVGSQKSKVTHVCRTDTRGRTTEWYNRVFGHMCAAELMRIKDSFKPLRNDTKEMKT from the exons ATGCAGTTTCCTATTGACATCAAAACTGTGAGGAAAGATCATGAATTTTTAGATCGAGATGCTATTGATTCTCTGTACAG ACGGTTAAATACACTGAACAAGTGTGCAGCACTGAAAGTGGAAATAAGTCGTCAGAGAAAACGG AGTGATGAATCTGAAGACGATGAACCTTGTGCAATAAGTAACAAATGGGCTTATGAGAGGTGCAGTCAGAGATGGTCTCGCCTGGAGAGCATAGAAGGTTTCCCTGAAAAAGAGTCTAGTGCATCAGTCCCAGACAGTCCAAGACTTAAGAGCACTGGTAGTGAGGAGATATCCTTTTCAGACCAAGGAGAGAAGCATGATGTGTCTTCAATTCACAGTACTAGCAGTGGGGACAGTGACATTATCAGCTTCCCTAAGACTTTTGAGGATGTTGAGACCAGCACTAGTTCTTCAAGGTGTTCATCAAGTAAACTGGCCTCTCCTGACTCTACTTTTAGTTGTTCTCCTTCTCCTAGTGAGTTCTTAAACATCATCAGCGAGGAGAAGCTTTTGGATAAGCCACCACAAAAAAAGGGGAAGagctttctaaagaaaatggagaaaCTGCGCATAAGGAGTTCCAGTGTAAAGAGAGCTGCccagtcaaaggccaaacccaCTATTGGTGAACCTGTTCTTCTGGAGGGACTGGACGAAGAGAAGCTGAAGAACCTTAATTCTGTAGATATTTGTGACCTATCTGACTGCCAGATGAAAAAGAATTCTTCCTATTCTCCCCAcacttgcagcagcagcagccagtctgAAACCAGCAGCACAGTGAGCACTCCGAGTCCTGTTATCAAAGTCAGGAGCTATGCTAAACGGGGAGGCATGTATGCGGAAGACTCCGACTCTAGCAAGCTCTCTCTGTGGAACGATGTATCTGAGCAAaacttaaaaaatgaaataaatttgcATGCAAACCAAATGTTTCACGTACCACAAGGCCATAAGCCTGGGACTTTCCCCAAAGCACTTACAAACAGTTTCTTATCTCCAACAGACAACACTTCTGTGAACTGGAGAACTGGAAGTTTTCATGGATGTAGGCGGAACAGAATTAGAACTAGTTCTAAAGAGTCTGAGACCCCTCTGAGTCCTCTGTCGTTTATAGATAACAGGATGAGTATCTATGACAATGTGCCCAGCATTCCTGTTCATCTTAATAAGATGGAGACGCCGGAAGTTAGTGACGACGATGTTTTTTCAGAACTAGACAATGTTATGGAACATGTCAATGGGCTCAGAAAGTTGGTCAATCAGTGGACTGAGAAGTTCTCAGATGATGGAGACTCTGATTTTGCGAACGACTCAACCTCTCCGTGTCCATCTTCCCCTAAAGAAATCCACCTTGAGATAAAAAAGCATTCAGAAGAGAAATTGGCAGATCTACCAGCTGCTGATGGAAAACAGAACTGCAAGCATGGCAATGACCTTGATTCCCCAGAACTGGCATATATAACCGATTCAGAGATGGGATCCTCATTCTCACATTCCAACAG ACATGAGAGGCGACACTGGTCTGCAGAGGAGACTGTAAACTTGGAAAGCCTTTCTGTACAAATTGATAACCAGTCAGCAGCCCACCTAAACCGAATACAGAAACTGGCTTTGTTGAAACTCACTGCTTTAATGGACAAATACTCTCCTTCCAGTAAACAGGGCTGGAACTG gaCCGTTCCGAAGTTCATTAGAAAAATCAAAGCCCCAGACTATAAGGACAAAAATGTATTTGGGGTCCCATTACTGCTAAATGTTCAGCGAACAAGCCATCCACTTCCAAAGAGCATTATCCAGGCCATGGAGTACTTAAGAAGCCACTTTCTTGACCAG GTTGGCCTGTTCAGAAAATCAGGCGTTAAATCTAGGATCCTTTCTTTAAGGGAAATGAATGAAAATGACCCAAACAATGTAATGTATGAAGGGCAGTCGGCGTTTGATGTGGCAGATATGGTAAAGCAGTATTTCCGAGATCTTCCTGAGCCTATATTCACTAGCAAGCTTTGTGAATCCTTCCTCCACATCTATCAGt ATTTGCCAAAGGATCAACAGTTTCATGCAGTCCAGGCTGCCATTCTTCTGCTCCCAGACGAAAATCGGGAAGCTCTGAAaattcttctcttctttctccgaGATGTAGTTGCTTTTGTTGAGGAAAACCAGATGACTCCGACCAACATTGCAGTCTGTCTCGCGCCATCCTTGTTTCATCTCAATACTTTAAGGAGAGAGAGTTCATCATCATCTAG GTCCAGCCAGAGGAAGTACAGCCTGGGAAAACCAGACCAGAGAGATTTGAACGAAAATCTGGCAGCCACCCAAGGCCTGGCCCACATGATCATGGAGTGCAACAGACTCTTCCAG ATGCCTGACTATTGCCTGGATCAGTGTTGTGATGACTTATGTGAACAGAATGGCCTGAGTGAAAAGGCTTCTAATCAGACCGCCTCAATGAGGCACTCCATGCTGGTTTCCCTTGAGAACTCCATGCAGGACTTGCTGCGAGATGCCAAGGAAAAGTTCAAGAGCTGGGTTACTGCTTCAAACTTGGAACGTGTGGAATTGGCAAATAAAAAG GTGGAAGATAATTACCACGTCCGGTTATGGAAGgcatccactgaaatcagtgccgCTCCTAAAGTAATCCTTCAACGCATACTGACAGAGCAGCATCTGTGGGACCCAAGTCTGCAGCAGGCTAAAATCCTAGAGACCTGGGATGATGAAACAGATGTTTATCACTATACAACAGAAAGCATGTCACCCCTCCTGCCGCGGGATTATGTGGTTTTGAG GACTTGGAGGACTGATCCCCAAAGTGGCACCTGTATTTTGGCAGCTACCTCAGTTGACAGTGAAGGAGCTACTCTGCATGGGATTTTGGCCCATGTCCTTTTGTGTCAGTATCTCATAGAACCAGTTGGCTCCCAGAAATCCAAAGTGACTCACGTCTGCCGGACAGACACGAG GGGACGAACAACAGAATGGTACAACAGAGTTTTTGGTCATATGTGTGCTGCAGAACTGATGAGGATAAAAGACTCCTTCAAACCTCTCAGGAATGACACAAAGGAAATGAAAACCTAA